A single region of the Lycium barbarum isolate Lr01 chromosome 2, ASM1917538v2, whole genome shotgun sequence genome encodes:
- the LOC132628155 gene encoding thioredoxin-like protein CDSP32, chloroplastic, translated as MATLTNFLLKPSPDLASITKISPSLHCSFPTNQSFEKLRTFKTNRPLLITKATAAPGVEKKVNKDERIQKVNSMEELDEALQKAKNKLVVVEYAGKDSERSKNIYPFMVNLSKTCNDVDFLLVIGDESEKTKALCRREKIDKVPHFTFYKSMEKIHEEEGIGPDQLVGDVLYYGDSHSEVLQLHSREDVEKVIQDHKMDHKLVVLDVGLKHCGPCVKVYPTVIKLSKQMSDTVVFARMNGDENDSCMQFLKDMDVVEVPTFLFIRDGEICGRYVGSGKGELIGEILRYQGVRVTY; from the exons atggCTACTCTCACAAACTTTTTGCTCAAACCCTCTCCTGATCTCGCTTCAATTACCAAAATTAGCCCATCACTTCACTGCAGTTTCCCTACAAACCAATCTTTCGAGAAATTGAGGACTTTCAAAACAAACAGGCCCTTATTAATTACAAAGGCTACAGCAGCACCTGGTGTTGAGAAAAAAGTGAACAAAGATGAAAGAATACAAAAGGTTAACAGTATGGAGGAATTGGATGAAGCACTTCAAAAAGCCAAAAATAAGCTAGTTGTGGTGGAATATGCAGGCAAAGATAGTGAACGTTCCAAAAATATTTATCCTTTTATGGTGAATTTAAGTAAGACGTGTAACGACGTTGATTTCTTGCTGGTGATCGGTGATGAATCGGAGAAGACCAAGGCACTCTGCCGCAGAGAAAAGATTGACAAG GTACCCCATTTCACCTTCTACAAAAGCATGGAAAAGATCCACGAGGAAGAAGGCATAGGACCAGACCAACTAGTCGGGGACGTACTCTACTACGGTGACAGCCACTCCGAAGTGTTACAGCTCCACAGCAGAGAGGATGTAGAAAAAGTAATTCAAGACCACAAAATGGATCATAAACTCGTAGTCCTCGATGTTGGGTTGAAGCATTGTGGACCATGTGTTAAAGTTTATCCAACAGTGATTAAGCTATCGAAGCAGATGTCTGATACAGTTGTGTTCGCGAGAATGAACGGTGATGAGAATGACAGTTGTATGCAGTTCTTGAAAGACATGGATGTAGTTGAAGTGCCTACTTTTTTGTTTATACGAGATGGGGAGATTTGTGGAAGGTATGTTGGATCTGGGAAAGGAGAACTTATCGGagaaattcttagataccaaggagTTAGGGTTACTTATTAA